CCCCACTGGAGCCTGGACGGCATGACGCCGGCCGAAGCCTCCCGGTGCAAGGGGGAGCTGAAGAAGAAGTGGACCAGTTTCCGGGAGAGGGCCATAAAAGGACAAAGCCGCCCACAGACCGGAAGCCGGCCGGCCTCCGGATGAAACTTACGTTTTTACCTTGTTATAGAGAGGAAGATGAAAATAAAAGCTTATCTTTGCCTCGAAAACGGAAAGGTAAACCCTTTTCATGAAAAAACGGCCACAGGGTTAACCCTGTGCATGAATAGTAATAATACGAGTCAACCCGTACTACGAATAAGACTTAAAGTAGTCAACCTTTTCTACAAAGCTACAGTCCTTCCATCAGTCCTGATAGGTAGGACTGTAGTCCTAGTATATAAGGACTGCAGTCCTGGCACGTTAAAACAGCAGTACTGGCTTATCGGGACTGGCAGGACAGCCCGTTGTCTTTGCCTATGCAGCTACTGTTTACTTTGGAATCATTCGTATTTTATGTTTTCTTTTCAATTCATCTGAGAATTCCGCATAGAGAGCTACGGGGCCCAAGTGCCAAAGCTTCGTAGTTTCCTCTGCCAGTCTTTTGTAAGTATCCGAACTATAAAACCGGTAAAGAGCTGTTCGAAGTGGTATCTTTTGGTCATTGGCGTATATCTGCGCTACCCGGCTTACTTTTCCCGGCAACAGTAAATACAGATTTTGGTTGGTAATTTCTAAGTTCATCCTTTCACCTCCTTTGCTTCTTTAAATATGAGATAATGCAGGGAACATTCCGTATGGAACAGCCATTGGTCAACAAGCACGTATGTCTTCAACTCATTGATTAGCTCTGCGATATGTTTCGTCCAGTTCATAGACATTGACGTAACCTGTACCGCTTTTTTGTCCCAATTTGCGTTTCACCCAAAGCGTAGCCTGCCTTTCTGAAGTTGTCGTATAGAAACCGCTTCCGTAGTCTAACGCCCTGTTGGTTCTTCTTATTTCAGGCTTCTTCACCTGTTCTATACTGCCGTGATAAAGTATCATTTCTTCGCTTCGCTTTTTCGTCTGTCTATCAGTTCTTCTATCTCATCCATTAGCCATTGATGACTTTGCGTGTGAAGCACCTCAAAATTGTCTTCCAAATAAGGCAATACGCCATATCGTTCAAACAAGGTAGCGACTTCTTCACCACTCATTTGATGCTTGTTCTTGTACTGTTCAATGCAGAACGACAAGAAATAGGCTATGTCAAGTTCTTTGTCTTTCTTATCGGTTTTCATTTCTTCATCATATTAACGTGTAGCTTAAACAAACATTCCAATAAACACATCATGATATGGAAAAGGAAGAGGGGAGACTGATAACCGCTTAGAAGAACTTTGTGTCTTCGCCCAGGATGTCGGAAAGAAGCAGGTTGGCAAGACGGCTGGTCCCGAGGCGGAACAGTTCGTTGGTAAGCCATTCCTTGCCCAACAGTTCTTTTACGATCGTATAATATACCACTGCATCATGTACTGTGTTGATGCCTCCGGCAGGCTTGAATCCTACTTTGCGTCCGGTCTCCAGGAAGTATTCCTTGATTGCCTGGCACATCACGAAAGCTGCTTCGGGAGTGGCGGCGGGCTTTTCTTTTCCGGTGGAAGTCTTGATGAAATCGGCTCCTGAATACATGGCGAGGATGGAGGCTTTCTTGATGTTTTCGGCAGAGCCTAATGCGCCCGTTTCGAGGATTACTTTCAGGTGCTTTTCACCACACACGTCTTTCAGTTCCTGTATCTCGTCGCACATGCCTTCATAGTCGCCGCTGAGGAATTTGCCTACCGGAATCACGATGTCTATCTCGTCGGCTCCGGCATGCAATGCCATGGCGGTTTCCGCTACTTTCACTTCGGTGAATGTCTGCGAGGAAGGAAAGCCTCCCGATACGCAGGCTATCTTCACGTTGTCGGCTTCCAGCGTGTCGTGCACGATTTCCGCCATGTTGGGGTAGACGCAGATAGCTGCTACGTTCTTCAGGTCGGGGTGTTCGTCATCGAAGGCATTGATCCGTTCGGTGAATTTCATGACGCTGGTTTCGCTGTCCGTACATTTCAGCGTGGTGAGGTCGATGCAATGGAAGAGGAACTTCTTTACTTCGGGCGTGTCGTTTTCCGCCGCGTATTTCTCGATAATGTGGGCGGTCTTTGCCGCGATGTCCTCGTCTTTTAATGCCGTGTTGTATTTTCCCAATGCCATGTCATACTTGCTGGGTTGGTTCAGGTGCTCTTTGTCTTCCATATCCAAGTTTTGGAAGAGTTCGCTTTCAAATTCTTCGTTCTTGCTCATGTCGTTTTCAATTTTGGGTTGTTTTGATGTCTTTCTTTATCGCGTGCTGTTTTCTTTTCCAGGTTCTTCCGGAAAGCTTCGGTCAGGTTTACGCCCGTTTGGTTGGCAAGGCAGAGCAGCACCCAAAGTACGTCTGCCATCTCGTTGCCCAGGTCGTGTTTCTCGCCTTCCTTGAACGACTGGTCGCCATAGGTGCGTGCCATGATGCGTGCCAGTTCGCCTACTTCCTCGGTCAGTACCGCCATATTGGTCAGTTCGCTGAAGTAGCGTACGCCGTAGGTCTTTATCCAGTTATCGACTGTTTTCTGTGCTTCTTCGATTGTCATAATTATTTAGTTGACAAGTTAACGAGTTGACAAGGGAACAAGGTCTTGAATTGTTATGCAAGGTATTTAGAGCCTTGTTAACTCGTCAACTTGTTACCTTGTCAACTGGATTGTTTTTTTATTCCTTATTCTTCGTATCCATACATATCGTGACGGGACCGTTGTTCAGCAATTCTACTTTCATGTCGGCTCCGAATTCGCCGGTACCTACCTGCTTGCCTAAGGCGATGCTCAGTTCGTTGCAGAAGTATTCGTAGAGAGGAATGGCGGTTTCGTGCTTGGCGGCGCGGATGTACGAAGGACGGTTTCCCTTCTTGGTAGAAGCCATCAGGGTAAACTGGCTGACGACGATGATATCGCCTCCTGCTTCCAGAATGGATTTGTTCATCACTCCGTTCTCGTCATCAAATACACGCAGGTTGACGATTTTCTTGCATAGCCAGTCTGCATCTTCTTGTCCGTCGGCTTCCTCGATGCCAAGCAGGACGAGGAAGCCTTCCTTAATAGCCGATCTGCACGTCCCGTTGATGGTGACCGATGCATGGCTTACACGTTGGATTACTACTCTCATATCGGTTTTTAGGTTTTTCGCAAAGATACAATTTTAGTTTGTAAGTTTGTGAGTTTTTGAGTTTGTTAGTTCTTTCGTTTTTCGAGTTCTTCATGTTTCAATCTACAAACTCTTAAACTTAAAAACTCACAAAGTCTCTTTGATGGTTTGCGCCACGCTCATCCCTACCACTTCGGCGAGTTCTTCCAGCGAGGCTTTCTTGATGCGTGCCACGCTCTTGAAATGTTTCAGCAACGCTTCCTTACGCATTTTGCCTACGCCCTTGATGCCGTCCAGTGCCGAGGCAATCTGGCTTTTGCTTCGCTTGTCGCGATGGAAAGTGATGGCAAAGCGGTGGACTTCATTCTGTATGTTTTCCAATAAGTGGAAGAGGGGAGTCCCCTGCTTGAGTCCGATGTTTCTGGGTGGAAAGCCGAAGAGAATTTCCGAAGTGCGGTGTTTGTTGTCTTTGGCAAGTCCGGCTATCGGGATATGCAGACTGAGTTCGTCTTCGATGACTTGGCGCACCACTTCCATCTGTCCTTTGCCGCCATCGGTTAGAATCAGGTCGGGCAATTCTCCTTGCTCTTCCAGAATGCGTGTGTAGCGGCGGCGTACCACTTCTTGCATCGAAGCATAATCGTCGGGACCTACTACTGTCTTGATGATGTATTTGCGGTAGTCCTGTTTGCTGGGGCGTCCTTTCTTGAATACCACGCAAGCCGCTACGGCATCTGCTCCCTGGATGTTGGAATTGTCGAAGCACTCGATGTGAAGGGGAATTTTCTCCATGTGCAGTTGTTCCTGAATTTCCTTTAGCAGACGGACACTGCGTTGTTCGGGATTCAATTTTTCGGCTTGCTTCAGCCGGTCTACTTTGTATTGCTTTACGTTGAGGATGGACAACTCCAGCAGATGCTTCTTGTCGCCCCGCTGGGGAATGGTGAAAGTTACGTCTTCCATTTCCAAATCTAACTCAAACGGCACGATGATTTCTTTCGACTGGCTTTTGTAGCGTTCGCGCATTTCTACGATGCCCATCTCCAGCAGTTCTTCTTTTGTTTCCTCCAGCCGCTTTTTGTATTCGAACGTGAAGGCTTGGTTGATACACCCGTTGGTGATGTGCAGATAGTTGATGTAGGCGGATTGCTCGTCGTCTTCGATGGAAAAGACATCGATGTTGTGCAGCACCGAACTTACCACTTCGCTTTTCGACCGGTAATTCTCAATCAGCTCGTATTTCTCTTTGATGAGCTGTGCTTCTTCAAACCGCATTTCATCGGCAAGCCGCATCATTTCCTGCATCATCCCTTGGCTCACTTTTTGCGTGTTTCCCTTTAGCAGTTCTTTAATGGATGCAATGTTTGCCATATATTCTTCGTGCGATTGCGCTCCTATGCAGGGACCTTTGCAATTCTTGATGTGATATTCCAGGCAGACCCTGAATTTGCCCGCCTGAATGTTTTCGGGTGTGAGAGCCAGGTGGCAAGTACGGAGAGGGTACAGTTTCTTGATAAGGTCGAGCATGGCTTGCATGGAAGGGAAATGGGTATAAGGTCCGAAGTAGGTGGAACCGTCGCGCACAATCTTCCGTGTCTTGAACACACGCGGAAAGTATTCGTTGCTCACGCAAATGGAAGGATAGCTTTTGTCATCTTTCAGCAAGACGTTGTAGCGGGGCTTGTATTTTTTGATAAGGTTGTTTTCGAGCAGGAGCGCATCTTCTTCCGTGTTTACCACGATGTAGCGTATGTCGGCTATCCTGCTCACCAGAATACGGGTTTTTGCCGAGTGGTGGTCTTTCGAAAAATACGAGTAGACACGGCGCTTCAGGTTCTTTGCCTTCCCCACATAGATGATGGTTCCCTCTGCATTCAGGTATTGGTAGATGCCCGGGCTGGTTGGCAGGTTCATTACGATTCCCCGCAAGTATTCGTTGGTCTTCAGTTCTTCCATTTTCGTAGTTCATTTGAGATGACTAGTTGACTAGGTACTAGGGACTAGGTCTTAGATACTAAAGCTTTCTTCGCCACATCAATGGAGGTATTAAAACCTAGTCCCTAGTACCTGGTTAACTAGTCCCTGCTGATTATAATTGCAAGAGGGTAGTCACTTCCACGTCTTCGGGGAATGCCTTACGCCCGTTCAGCCCTTTCAGCTCAATGACGAAGTTGATGTAGGCTTGCTTGGCTCCGCATTTCTTAACCAGCCGATGAGTAGCCGCCATGGTGCCTCCTGTGGCGAGCAGGTCATCGTGAAGAAGCACTACGTCGTTTTCATCGATGGCATCGCGATGGATTTGGATGGTATCGGTTCCGTATTCTTTGGCGTAGGTCTCTTCGATGACTTCGGCGGGAAGCTTGCCCGGCTTGCGTGCCATGATGAAGCCGGCGCCTAACCGTGCCGCCAAGGCTCCGCCCAGAATAAAGCCTCTCGACTCGATGCCTACTACTTTGGTGATGCCTTTGTCCTTGTACATCTCGTATAATTCGTCGATGAGCCCTTGCAGGCACTCCGCATTTTTGAAGAGCGTGGTTACGTCATAGAACAAGATTCCCGGCTTGGGGAAGTCTGGGATTTCTCTTAGATTTTTTCTTAATGTTTCTTTGTTCATAGCCAGTGTTTTATGATTGTTTCTTAAACTTGTTGTTTCACGTGAAACATTGTGCTTTACCTGCCCAGCAGGACAAGGAGCACGTTGATGTCGCTGGGCGAGATACCCGGTATGCGGCTTGCCTGTGCCAGTGTCTCGGGATCTATCTTGATAAGCTTCTGACGTGCTTCGGTGGAGAGCGAGTTCAGGTTGGCATAGTCGAACCGTCCCTTTATCTTGATGCTTTCCAGCCGGTGTATCTTGTCGGCTATCATCCGTTCGCGGTCGATGTAGCCTTGGTATTTTATCAGCACCTCCGCGGCTTCGAGGGTCTCTTCTTTCCGGTCGGTCACTTTATCCAGTTCAGCTTGGAAGGCGGGGATGTGCGGCGCGATGTTTTCGATGGTGATTTGCGGGCGGCTCAGCAGGTCGATTAACTTGCATCCGTGGGCAAGCCTTGCCGTGCCCAGACTCTCCAGTGTGTCGTTGATTTTATCGGTTTTGATGGAGTAGACCTTGGCAAACTCTACCAGATGCTGTATCATTTCCCGCTTGCGGCAAAGCATGTCGTAGCGGTCGCGCTTGGCAAGGCCGAGGCGGTAAGCCCGTTCGGTAAGGCGCATGTCGGCATCGTCCTGACGGAGCAAGATGCGGTATTCGGCGCGTGAAGTAAACATGCGGTAAGGCTCGTCCACGCCTTTTGTCACGAGGTCGTCTATCAGCACGCCGATGTAAGCCTCGTCCCTTCCCAATACGAACGGTTCGCCTCCGGTGCAGTTCTGGTGTGCGTTGATGCCGGCAATGATGCCTTGCCCGCCTGCTTCCTCGTATCCGGTAGTGCCGTTCACTTGTCCGGCGAAGAACAGGTTCTTGATGACCTTCGATTCCAGCGTATGCGTGAGCTGGGTGGGGTCGAAATAATCGTATTCGATGGCATAGCCCGGGCGGTAAGCCACTACGTTGCGGAAGCATGGTATCTTACGCAGGGCGGCAAACTGGATGTCCATCGGGAGCGAAGACGAGAAGCCGTTCAGGTAAAGCTCGCGGGTCGTTTCGCCTTCGGGTTCCAGGAAAAGCTGGTGTTGCGGCTTGTCGGGGAAGGTCACGATTTTGGTCTCGATGCTGGGGCAATAGCGCGGACCGATGCTTTGGATTTGCCCGTTGTAGAGAGGAGAGTCGGCAAGCCCGCTCCGCAATACGGCGTGCACTTCCTCGTTTGTATAACATGTCCAGCATTGCAATTGCTTCAGGTGGCGCGGTTCGCTCATGAAAGAGAAGCTATGGAAATCATTTTCTCCGTCTTGTGTCTCCATGAGCGAGAAGTCTACACTCCGTGCGTCGATGCGTACGGGGGTACCTGTCTTCATCCGTCCGGCGGTAATGCCGTGCCGGGTGATGGATTCGGTCAGGTGATACGAAGCCGGTTCGGCGCACCGTCCTCCGGCGAGCATCTTGCGTCCGATGTGCATCAGCCCGTTCAGGAACGTGCCTGCGGTAAGGATGACACACCGTGCGTAGAAGGTGACACCCCAGCAGGTGACCACTCCTTTTACTTCTCCGTCTTCTACCAGCAGTTCTTCTACCGTGTCTTGCCAGATATGCAGGTTGGGGATGTTTTCCAGTATCTCGCGCCAGGTCCAGATGAACTTCGCCCGGTCGCACTGGGCGCGGGGGCTCCACATGGCAGGTCCTTTCGAGCGGTTGAGCATCCGGAACTGGATGGCGGTGCGGTCGGTCACGATTCCCATATAGCCTCCCAGCGCGTCAATCTCCCTTACGATTTGTCCTTTGGCGATTCCGCCCACGGCAGGGTTGCAGCTCATCTGGGCAATCTTGTTCATGTCCATCGTAATGAGGCAGGTCTTCGAACCTAAGTTGGCGGAAGCCGCCGCGGCTTCGCATCCGGCATGTCCCGCCCCGATTACAATCACGTCGTAGTTAAAATCCATTCGTCTTTACATTTTAATATACGGCACAAAAA
The Phocaeicola salanitronis DSM 18170 genome window above contains:
- the deoC gene encoding deoxyribose-phosphate aldolase, with amino-acid sequence MEDKEHLNQPSKYDMALGKYNTALKDEDIAAKTAHIIEKYAAENDTPEVKKFLFHCIDLTTLKCTDSETSVMKFTERINAFDDEHPDLKNVAAICVYPNMAEIVHDTLEADNVKIACVSGGFPSSQTFTEVKVAETAMALHAGADEIDIVIPVGKFLSGDYEGMCDEIQELKDVCGEKHLKVILETGALGSAENIKKASILAMYSGADFIKTSTGKEKPAATPEAAFVMCQAIKEYFLETGRKVGFKPAGGINTVHDAVVYYTIVKELLGKEWLTNELFRLGTSRLANLLLSDILGEDTKFF
- a CDS encoding DUF3791 domain-containing protein — protein: MKTDKKDKELDIAYFLSFCIEQYKNKHQMSGEEVATLFERYGVLPYLEDNFEVLHTQSHQWLMDEIEELIDRRKSEAKK
- the dtd gene encoding D-aminoacyl-tRNA deacylase, whose translation is MRVVIQRVSHASVTINGTCRSAIKEGFLVLLGIEEADGQEDADWLCKKIVNLRVFDDENGVMNKSILEAGGDIIVVSQFTLMASTKKGNRPSYIRAAKHETAIPLYEYFCNELSIALGKQVGTGEFGADMKVELLNNGPVTICMDTKNKE
- the mnmG gene encoding tRNA uridine-5-carboxymethylaminomethyl(34) synthesis enzyme MnmG → MDFNYDVIVIGAGHAGCEAAAASANLGSKTCLITMDMNKIAQMSCNPAVGGIAKGQIVREIDALGGYMGIVTDRTAIQFRMLNRSKGPAMWSPRAQCDRAKFIWTWREILENIPNLHIWQDTVEELLVEDGEVKGVVTCWGVTFYARCVILTAGTFLNGLMHIGRKMLAGGRCAEPASYHLTESITRHGITAGRMKTGTPVRIDARSVDFSLMETQDGENDFHSFSFMSEPRHLKQLQCWTCYTNEEVHAVLRSGLADSPLYNGQIQSIGPRYCPSIETKIVTFPDKPQHQLFLEPEGETTRELYLNGFSSSLPMDIQFAALRKIPCFRNVVAYRPGYAIEYDYFDPTQLTHTLESKVIKNLFFAGQVNGTTGYEEAGGQGIIAGINAHQNCTGGEPFVLGRDEAYIGVLIDDLVTKGVDEPYRMFTSRAEYRILLRQDDADMRLTERAYRLGLAKRDRYDMLCRKREMIQHLVEFAKVYSIKTDKINDTLESLGTARLAHGCKLIDLLSRPQITIENIAPHIPAFQAELDKVTDRKEETLEAAEVLIKYQGYIDRERMIADKIHRLESIKIKGRFDYANLNSLSTEARQKLIKIDPETLAQASRIPGISPSDINVLLVLLGR
- the uvrC gene encoding excinuclease ABC subunit UvrC, which codes for MEELKTNEYLRGIVMNLPTSPGIYQYLNAEGTIIYVGKAKNLKRRVYSYFSKDHHSAKTRILVSRIADIRYIVVNTEEDALLLENNLIKKYKPRYNVLLKDDKSYPSICVSNEYFPRVFKTRKIVRDGSTYFGPYTHFPSMQAMLDLIKKLYPLRTCHLALTPENIQAGKFRVCLEYHIKNCKGPCIGAQSHEEYMANIASIKELLKGNTQKVSQGMMQEMMRLADEMRFEEAQLIKEKYELIENYRSKSEVVSSVLHNIDVFSIEDDEQSAYINYLHITNGCINQAFTFEYKKRLEETKEELLEMGIVEMRERYKSQSKEIIVPFELDLEMEDVTFTIPQRGDKKHLLELSILNVKQYKVDRLKQAEKLNPEQRSVRLLKEIQEQLHMEKIPLHIECFDNSNIQGADAVAACVVFKKGRPSKQDYRKYIIKTVVGPDDYASMQEVVRRRYTRILEEQGELPDLILTDGGKGQMEVVRQVIEDELSLHIPIAGLAKDNKHRTSEILFGFPPRNIGLKQGTPLFHLLENIQNEVHRFAITFHRDKRSKSQIASALDGIKGVGKMRKEALLKHFKSVARIKKASLEELAEVVGMSVAQTIKETL
- a CDS encoding nucleotide pyrophosphohydrolase — protein: MTIEEAQKTVDNWIKTYGVRYFSELTNMAVLTEEVGELARIMARTYGDQSFKEGEKHDLGNEMADVLWVLLCLANQTGVNLTEAFRKNLEKKTARDKERHQNNPKLKTT
- a CDS encoding adenine phosphoribosyltransferase, which codes for MNKETLRKNLREIPDFPKPGILFYDVTTLFKNAECLQGLIDELYEMYKDKGITKVVGIESRGFILGGALAARLGAGFIMARKPGKLPAEVIEETYAKEYGTDTIQIHRDAIDENDVVLLHDDLLATGGTMAATHRLVKKCGAKQAYINFVIELKGLNGRKAFPEDVEVTTLLQL
- a CDS encoding DUF3990 domain-containing protein translates to MILYHGSIEQVKKPEIRRTNRALDYGSGFYTTTSERQATLWVKRKLGQKSGTGYVNVYELDETYRRANQ